A DNA window from Mariprofundus aestuarium contains the following coding sequences:
- a CDS encoding phosphoribosyl-ATP diphosphatase has translation MSDILKELAAILEARKSESPDSSYVASLYAKPDKMLEKIGEEAVETIIAAKNEDREQIIYETADLWFHSMVMLAQKGLSPDDVLNELARRFGVSGHDEKASRK, from the coding sequence ATGAGTGATATTCTGAAAGAGTTAGCGGCCATACTGGAAGCGCGCAAGTCCGAATCACCTGACTCCTCTTATGTAGCCTCCCTCTACGCCAAACCGGATAAAATGCTGGAGAAGATCGGTGAAGAAGCAGTGGAAACGATCATTGCTGCTAAGAATGAGGATCGTGAACAGATCATCTATGAAACCGCAGATCTCTGGTTCCACTCTATGGTGATGCTGGCCCAGAAAGGGTTATCACCGGATGATGTTCTCAATGAACTGGCCCGCCGCTTTGGCGTTTCGGGGCACGATGAAAAGGCATCTAGAAAATAG
- the hemL gene encoding glutamate-1-semialdehyde 2,1-aminomutase → MSTTTQSQKDFEQACKLLPGGVNSPVRAFKSVGGTPRFFAKASGAYVWDVDNNQYIDYVGSWGPMILGHTHPDVVKGVQETAALGMSFGAPCELEIDLAQLVIDMVPSIDVVRFVNSGSEATMSALRLARGFTGRDKFIKFDGGYHGHADGFLVKAGSGAATFGEPDSAGVPADYAKLTLTAPFNDIEAVKNLFAENKGEIACIFVEPVPGNTGVMLLNDNGFLQQLRDICDAEGALLIFDEVMCGFRVSAGGAQERFGIMPDLTCLGKIIGGGLPVGAYGGREEIMRKISPDGPVYQAGTLSGNPLAMRAGIETLSRLRVPGFYEDLERKTTRLVEGLLEGCKAAGVPAVANQVGAMFTVFFTELDAVTCCSDVSNHCDLAFFGKFFNAMLDEGVYLAPSQYEAAFMSAAHTDADVENTIAAASRALAKLTA, encoded by the coding sequence ATGTCAACCACTACCCAGTCACAAAAAGATTTCGAACAGGCCTGCAAGCTGCTTCCGGGTGGCGTCAATTCACCTGTTCGCGCCTTCAAGTCGGTCGGCGGCACCCCCCGCTTCTTTGCCAAAGCCAGTGGTGCCTATGTCTGGGATGTCGATAACAACCAGTACATCGATTATGTCGGTTCCTGGGGTCCGATGATTCTTGGCCACACCCACCCCGATGTCGTCAAAGGCGTACAGGAGACTGCCGCGCTCGGCATGAGCTTCGGCGCACCGTGTGAACTGGAGATCGATCTGGCACAGCTTGTGATCGATATGGTGCCTTCGATTGATGTAGTCCGTTTTGTAAACTCAGGATCTGAAGCAACCATGAGTGCGCTGCGACTGGCGCGTGGTTTCACTGGCCGTGATAAGTTCATCAAGTTTGACGGCGGTTACCACGGTCATGCCGATGGCTTTCTGGTTAAAGCTGGTTCCGGCGCAGCGACCTTTGGCGAACCTGACTCTGCAGGTGTACCTGCTGATTATGCCAAGCTGACCCTGACTGCTCCATTCAATGATATTGAAGCGGTGAAAAATCTCTTCGCCGAGAACAAGGGTGAAATTGCCTGCATCTTCGTTGAACCTGTACCGGGCAATACCGGTGTAATGCTGCTCAACGACAACGGTTTCCTGCAGCAGCTGCGTGACATCTGTGATGCTGAAGGCGCTCTATTGATCTTTGACGAGGTGATGTGTGGTTTCCGTGTCTCTGCCGGTGGTGCACAGGAGCGTTTCGGTATCATGCCTGACCTCACCTGTCTGGGTAAAATTATCGGTGGTGGCCTGCCGGTCGGCGCTTACGGTGGTCGTGAAGAGATCATGCGTAAGATTTCTCCCGATGGCCCTGTCTATCAGGCAGGTACACTTTCCGGCAATCCACTGGCTATGCGTGCGGGCATTGAAACACTCTCTCGCCTGCGTGTACCGGGCTTCTATGAGGATCTGGAGCGCAAAACCACCCGTCTGGTTGAAGGCCTGCTGGAAGGTTGCAAGGCTGCCGGTGTTCCTGCCGTAGCTAATCAGGTTGGTGCGATGTTCACTGTATTCTTTACCGAGCTTGATGCGGTCACCTGCTGCTCCGATGTTAGTAACCACTGCGACCTAGCCTTCTTCGGTAAGTTTTTTAACGCCATGCTCGATGAGGGCGTTTACCTCGCCCCATCCCAGTATGAAGCCGCATTTATGTCGGCAGCCCACACCGATGCAGATGTAGAAAACACCATCGCCGCAGCCTCTCGTGCACTCGCGAAGCTGACAGCATGA
- a CDS encoding class I SAM-dependent methyltransferase: MSSLRVRYQTMEFGPADIHVRTLRDKQEFSDDTGIAEKLGISSSTWPLFGIIWPSGQVLAHLMSDYQIAGKRILEVGCGIALSSLVLNQRNADITATDYHPEAGNFLQANTELNDDKDIPFIRTGWEDKDDGLGEFDLIIGSDLLYERGHAEMLSEFIDHHAKPQCEIIIVDQGRGHHARFSKQMVKLGYSHSQGRPENTEGYLEKPLPKGQVLRYQR, encoded by the coding sequence ATGTCTTCACTACGCGTTCGCTACCAAACCATGGAGTTTGGCCCTGCGGACATCCACGTCCGAACTTTAAGGGACAAGCAGGAGTTCTCTGACGATACCGGCATTGCCGAAAAGTTAGGGATTTCGTCCTCTACATGGCCACTGTTCGGTATCATCTGGCCTTCAGGGCAGGTGCTCGCACATCTCATGTCCGATTATCAAATTGCAGGAAAACGAATTCTGGAGGTCGGCTGTGGCATTGCGCTCTCATCTCTGGTGCTCAATCAACGAAATGCCGATATTACCGCTACAGATTACCACCCTGAAGCCGGAAACTTTCTTCAGGCAAACACTGAACTCAACGATGATAAAGACATCCCCTTTATTCGCACTGGATGGGAAGATAAAGATGATGGTTTAGGTGAATTCGATCTCATTATCGGCAGTGACCTGCTCTATGAGCGAGGCCATGCTGAAATGCTGTCAGAATTTATTGATCATCATGCCAAACCACAATGTGAAATAATCATTGTTGATCAAGGACGTGGGCATCATGCCCGCTTCAGCAAACAGATGGTGAAGCTTGGTTATTCGCATAGTCAGGGCAGGCCAGAAAACACCGAAGGGTATCTGGAAAAACCACTCCCAAAAGGACAGGTACTGCGCTACCAGCGCTAG
- a CDS encoding transporter substrate-binding domain-containing protein produces the protein MKYWILSLLSITYFTLFPLLLHADESALLVSGKTSYSSQTKSLFTPKEMKWLESKQPITYVYDPDWAPFEWKNDIGNHTGIISDVLNLIKQNTGIEFIAVNTDTWEESVELVKSDKADMFSAITQNSAREEHLYFTSRDIYSYPAVLITNFDDKGVYLDPAKDFKGKTIGVVKGSGLGQYIKEKYPELEFVELPATHDGFSSVQDGKVDLFAINTVTAKYYIEKQGFDDLKIALKLDYLYHLKIALRKDLPAEIISILDKSLARISEEELNDIFNKWTEISTEHHTDWKLLLQIAATLFIVIIFLIINNRRLNMKVKARTEELSTANIELGNALKEIKILRGIIPICSYCHSIRDDKETWHRLETYLSNHSDARFSHSICPECAPKVLLEARLDEEAP, from the coding sequence GTGAAATATTGGATATTATCTCTTCTCTCAATCACATATTTCACACTGTTTCCTCTCCTGCTGCATGCAGATGAATCGGCTTTACTAGTATCGGGTAAAACCAGCTATTCATCCCAGACCAAATCGCTGTTCACACCCAAAGAAATGAAGTGGCTAGAGAGCAAACAACCTATTACTTATGTTTATGACCCGGACTGGGCTCCATTTGAATGGAAAAATGATATTGGCAATCACACCGGTATTATCTCTGATGTTTTAAACCTTATTAAGCAGAACACAGGTATCGAATTCATAGCTGTTAACACTGATACATGGGAAGAGTCAGTAGAACTCGTTAAAAGCGATAAAGCAGATATGTTCAGTGCTATAACCCAAAACAGCGCCAGGGAGGAGCACCTTTATTTCACATCTAGGGATATCTACTCATACCCTGCTGTTCTTATTACCAACTTTGATGATAAAGGTGTTTATCTCGACCCTGCAAAAGACTTTAAAGGAAAAACGATTGGTGTTGTTAAAGGCAGTGGTCTGGGGCAATACATCAAAGAGAAATACCCTGAGCTTGAATTCGTAGAACTTCCTGCCACACATGATGGATTTTCATCCGTACAAGACGGTAAGGTTGATCTGTTTGCCATCAATACAGTTACAGCCAAATATTATATAGAAAAGCAGGGATTTGATGATCTGAAAATTGCCCTGAAACTTGATTACCTCTATCACCTGAAAATTGCCCTGCGTAAGGATTTACCAGCTGAGATCATATCAATTTTAGATAAGTCACTGGCTCGCATCAGTGAGGAAGAGCTGAATGATATTTTCAACAAATGGACAGAGATATCTACTGAACACCATACTGACTGGAAACTCCTGCTTCAGATTGCTGCTACCCTGTTTATTGTCATTATATTTCTAATCATCAATAACCGAAGATTAAACATGAAGGTGAAAGCCCGAACAGAAGAACTCTCAACTGCAAACATTGAACTTGGCAATGCACTCAAGGAGATAAAAATCCTGCGCGGAATCATCCCAATCTGCTCTTATTGTCACAGTATTCGGGATGACAAAGAAACATGGCATAGGTTAGAAACATATTTATCAAACCATTCAGACGCCAGGTTCAGTCATTCCATCTGCCCAGAGTGCGCACCTAAAGTGCTTTTAGAAGCTCGTCTTGATGAAGAGGCACCCTGA
- a CDS encoding PhnA domain-containing protein: protein MSIEKELQTRSESKCELCGATDELGVYEVPPTSDGSADQCILACEICRGQIENPDTVDANHWRCLNDSMWSQVPAVQVMAWRMLTRLRAEGWPQDLLDMMYLEDETRAWAEAGSAEAVEEKIIHRDSNGAVLEAGDTVTLTKDLDVKGSTITAKRGTAVRNIRLVQDNAEQIEGRVDGQQIVILTKFVKK from the coding sequence ATGAGCATAGAAAAAGAACTGCAGACACGTAGCGAATCCAAATGTGAATTGTGTGGTGCTACCGATGAACTGGGTGTCTACGAAGTGCCCCCTACCTCTGATGGCAGTGCGGATCAGTGTATCTTGGCTTGCGAAATCTGTCGTGGGCAGATTGAGAACCCGGACACGGTAGATGCAAACCACTGGCGCTGCCTGAATGATTCCATGTGGAGCCAGGTGCCTGCGGTGCAGGTTATGGCGTGGCGCATGCTTACGCGCCTGCGTGCTGAGGGCTGGCCTCAGGATCTTCTCGATATGATGTATCTGGAAGATGAAACCCGTGCCTGGGCTGAAGCAGGTAGCGCCGAGGCTGTTGAAGAGAAGATTATTCATCGCGACAGCAACGGTGCAGTGCTTGAAGCCGGCGACACAGTAACACTGACTAAGGATCTTGATGTAAAAGGTTCAACCATTACGGCCAAGCGCGGCACGGCAGTACGTAATATCCGCCTTGTTCAGGATAACGCAGAACAGATCGAAGGACGCGTTGATGGCCAGCAGATCGTGATTCTGACCAAGTTCGTGAAGAAATAG
- a CDS encoding MBL fold metallo-hydrolase: MKVCFWGVRGSIPSPGPNTVRYGGNTTCIEVRTDDGHLIILDAGTGIFPLSQTLFGEFPLHAHIFNTHPHWDHIQGLPFFIPLFVPNNRATIYGASDPITHNSIDEILSVQLQYRFFPIRECELNAKIDYVSLKEGEKVTLGEVTITPVLLNHPVVNFGYRIDCRGKSMFFTGDYEKPYNIYDPEDDEFDMYQSLLEQNEADFLEQIQGVDVLIADSSYTEAEYPSKKGWGHGTFQSCMKMAEKAQAKRLFLTHHEPTRSDDALEAVFKESLESLTVDVPEIALAREGLSIEW, encoded by the coding sequence ATGAAGGTCTGTTTCTGGGGTGTGCGCGGTTCGATTCCATCGCCGGGACCTAACACGGTTCGATATGGTGGCAATACGACCTGTATCGAAGTCAGAACCGATGATGGGCACCTAATTATTCTCGATGCCGGAACCGGTATCTTTCCTTTGTCACAGACGCTGTTTGGTGAATTTCCGTTACATGCTCATATCTTCAATACCCATCCTCACTGGGACCATATTCAGGGGCTGCCATTTTTCATCCCTCTGTTTGTACCGAATAATCGTGCCACAATTTATGGTGCTTCTGATCCGATTACCCATAACAGCATCGATGAGATTCTCAGTGTGCAGCTGCAGTATCGATTTTTTCCGATTAGAGAATGTGAGCTGAATGCAAAAATTGATTATGTTTCTCTGAAAGAGGGGGAAAAGGTTACCCTCGGTGAGGTTACCATCACACCTGTACTGCTGAATCATCCGGTGGTCAATTTCGGTTATAGGATCGATTGCCGTGGCAAATCGATGTTTTTTACAGGCGATTATGAGAAGCCGTATAATATTTATGATCCGGAAGATGATGAGTTCGATATGTACCAGTCTCTTCTGGAGCAAAACGAAGCCGATTTCCTTGAACAGATTCAAGGTGTGGATGTTCTGATTGCAGACTCCTCTTATACTGAGGCTGAGTACCCCTCCAAGAAAGGGTGGGGACACGGCACCTTCCAGAGTTGTATGAAGATGGCCGAGAAGGCGCAGGCGAAACGGCTGTTCCTGACCCACCACGAACCGACGCGCAGTGATGATGCGCTGGAGGCGGTTTTCAAGGAGAGTCTGGAGAGTCTCACTGTTGATGTGCCAGAGATCGCACTGGCCAGAGAGGGGTTGAGTATCGAATGGTAG
- a CDS encoding cation:proton antiporter family protein: MEPQLLSIHYSDPLWIATAFLCGLVISRVGLPPMVGFLAAGFLLNALGVEGGDFLNVMADLGITLLLFSIGLKLKIKSLVRPEVWGVATLHMGMITLLVAAIIMVLSYTSLPLISGVDIGTALLIGFAMSFSSTVFAVKILDEMGATNARHGQVAIGLLVVQDIAAVVFIAASMGKLPTPWAMALIGLIPLRFLIYRILDRVGHGELLILFGIALALVGADIFELVGIKADVGALVFGMMLANHPKANELSKALLGLKELFLVGFFLSVGMTTLPGWSEALIALLFVLILPLKIAIYFGLFNLFRLRSSTSLRASLNLANYSEFGLIVGAIAVSAGWLPTEWLAVFAVVMSISFIVSAPLVNVRDRLYQVWRPWLKRFERSERLPGEENLELASIKVVVFGMGRMGTAAYNVLEPDYAASLIGVEIEQEKAIKHSAEGRNVVSGDATNPDFWTRAPELLDKLEWVLLTLPSQKANMDAALRLKEMGYQGRIAATTKFRDEEDALKAIGVDHTFNIYTEAGLGFANELQTFVGK, from the coding sequence TTGGAACCGCAACTCCTCTCCATTCATTACAGTGACCCGCTCTGGATAGCTACCGCTTTTCTGTGTGGGTTAGTGATCAGCCGGGTGGGTCTGCCGCCGATGGTCGGCTTTCTGGCAGCAGGATTTTTGCTCAACGCTCTGGGGGTGGAAGGTGGTGATTTCCTCAATGTCATGGCAGATCTTGGCATCACTCTGCTGCTATTCTCCATTGGTCTCAAGCTCAAGATAAAGTCGTTAGTCAGGCCCGAGGTGTGGGGTGTCGCGACACTACATATGGGCATGATCACGCTTCTGGTCGCCGCCATAATAATGGTACTCTCATATACCAGCCTGCCGCTTATTTCCGGCGTTGATATAGGGACAGCCCTACTCATCGGTTTCGCCATGTCTTTCTCCAGCACAGTATTCGCGGTAAAGATCCTCGACGAGATGGGTGCGACGAATGCCAGACATGGGCAGGTCGCGATTGGTCTGTTGGTGGTGCAGGACATCGCGGCAGTCGTATTTATTGCTGCCTCAATGGGTAAGTTACCTACGCCATGGGCGATGGCGTTGATTGGGCTGATTCCCCTGCGCTTCCTGATTTACAGGATACTCGACAGAGTCGGACATGGTGAGCTGCTGATTCTGTTCGGTATTGCACTAGCACTGGTCGGCGCGGATATCTTTGAATTGGTCGGTATCAAGGCAGATGTCGGAGCGCTGGTATTCGGGATGATGCTTGCAAACCACCCTAAAGCCAACGAGCTGTCGAAAGCTCTGCTTGGCCTCAAGGAGTTGTTTCTGGTGGGGTTCTTCCTCAGCGTCGGCATGACTACCCTGCCGGGTTGGAGTGAAGCGCTCATTGCGTTGCTGTTCGTCCTGATCTTGCCACTAAAAATAGCGATCTATTTCGGGCTCTTTAACCTGTTTCGCCTCAGGTCCAGCACCTCATTGCGCGCCTCACTCAACCTTGCAAACTACAGTGAGTTTGGTCTGATTGTCGGTGCTATAGCTGTCTCGGCAGGATGGTTACCAACAGAGTGGCTCGCTGTTTTTGCTGTCGTGATGTCGATCTCATTTATCGTTTCAGCACCATTGGTGAATGTCCGGGATAGGCTATATCAGGTATGGCGCCCATGGCTCAAACGGTTCGAACGCTCAGAGCGTCTTCCCGGAGAAGAGAACCTGGAGTTGGCGAGCATTAAGGTGGTGGTGTTCGGCATGGGGCGGATGGGAACTGCGGCCTACAACGTATTAGAGCCGGACTATGCTGCTAGCCTAATCGGTGTGGAGATAGAGCAGGAGAAGGCTATTAAGCACTCTGCAGAGGGGCGAAATGTCGTTAGCGGGGATGCGACCAATCCAGATTTCTGGACTCGCGCACCGGAATTGCTCGACAAACTGGAGTGGGTATTGCTGACCTTACCATCACAAAAGGCAAATATGGATGCCGCATTGCGACTTAAAGAGATGGGATATCAGGGGCGTATCGCTGCTACGACAAAATTCCGGGATGAGGAAGATGCTTTGAAGGCTATTGGCGTCGACCACACTTTCAATATCTACACCGAAGCTGGCTTGGGGTTCGCCAATGAACTACAGACTTTCGTGGGTAAATAG
- the hisI gene encoding phosphoribosyl-AMP cyclohydrolase: MSLLEKIKFNEAGLVPAIAQDAATGRVLMMAWMNEEALEQTLATGFAHYYSRSRSKQWKKGESSGHVQKVIDMFLDCDGDTLLLIIEQTGPACHTNRKSCFYKQRQDGEWITIEEPII, encoded by the coding sequence ATGAGCCTGCTCGAAAAAATCAAGTTCAACGAAGCAGGACTCGTTCCTGCTATCGCACAGGATGCAGCCACTGGCCGCGTGTTGATGATGGCCTGGATGAATGAAGAGGCACTTGAGCAGACTCTGGCAACAGGCTTTGCCCACTACTACTCCCGCTCCCGTAGCAAGCAGTGGAAAAAAGGTGAATCCTCGGGACACGTGCAGAAGGTGATTGATATGTTTCTCGACTGTGATGGCGATACCCTGCTGCTTATCATCGAGCAGACCGGCCCCGCCTGCCACACCAACCGTAAATCCTGCTTTTACAAACAGCGTCAGGATGGCGAGTGGATTACCATTGAGGAGCCCATCATATGA
- a CDS encoding HDOD domain-containing protein, producing MTTTNSGEDLKRRLTIMVDSMPAFPESVCRIIEITTDINCSPKDLVKVIERDPVMTMKILKMVNSAFFALSRNVSSVQHALVYLGLNTVKNLAVSVATIDALPRQSIPELKMSDFLTHSLATASVAQWLAKNKLHIRDASDHFVAGLLHDFGKAVFIQFEPATYGKLIREAKEKGLPLKLVEMEHLGISSAEVGAMLAESWKLPEQLVNCIRTQLDCNKDSSDLTLTVAAASTVVKAMQLGDNGDPYVGDFSEIMSRRLECTLEDVVAQMQGLPDEVGRLISAVRG from the coding sequence ATGACAACGACTAATAGTGGTGAAGATTTAAAACGGCGTTTAACGATCATGGTGGACTCCATGCCTGCGTTTCCCGAAAGCGTGTGCCGGATCATAGAGATTACCACCGACATCAACTGCTCTCCCAAGGATCTTGTGAAGGTGATTGAGCGCGATCCGGTGATGACCATGAAAATCCTGAAGATGGTGAATTCTGCCTTTTTTGCATTGTCCCGGAATGTTTCGTCGGTTCAGCATGCGCTGGTCTATCTTGGCCTGAATACGGTTAAGAACCTTGCTGTCAGTGTCGCCACGATCGATGCACTGCCAAGGCAGAGTATTCCTGAACTAAAGATGTCAGATTTTTTGACGCATTCACTTGCCACTGCGTCAGTTGCCCAGTGGCTGGCGAAGAACAAGCTCCATATCCGTGATGCTTCCGACCATTTTGTCGCTGGCCTGCTGCATGACTTTGGCAAAGCGGTGTTTATCCAGTTTGAACCGGCGACCTATGGAAAGCTCATTCGTGAAGCTAAAGAGAAGGGTTTGCCACTGAAGTTAGTCGAAATGGAGCATCTGGGTATATCCAGTGCGGAGGTGGGGGCTATGCTTGCCGAGAGCTGGAAGTTGCCTGAGCAGCTGGTGAACTGCATCAGAACGCAGTTAGATTGTAACAAGGATTCATCTGACCTGACATTGACCGTGGCAGCTGCAAGCACTGTCGTAAAGGCAATGCAGCTTGGAGATAACGGAGACCCATATGTCGGCGATTTTTCCGAAATCATGAGTCGGCGTCTGGAATGCACTCTTGAGGATGTGGTGGCGCAGATGCAGGGGCTTCCGGATGAGGTTGGCAGGCTTATCAGTGCGGTGCGCGGATGA